One Pedosphaera parvula Ellin514 DNA segment encodes these proteins:
- a CDS encoding SMI1/KNR4 family protein — translation MLFENQDTPVSLAEIQSLEAELGIRFPDSLKKLFLENNGGSPIPYVLRTEDHYTTVSETLPMKSSKGRGTAIDSYKTLVLKRNLVPRQLFPFAVDSGGDYFFVDCTPSRELVYLYKADCTFGENLSNLCMSLENFWNSLVDEE, via the coding sequence ATGTTATTTGAAAACCAGGATACGCCAGTGTCTCTTGCTGAAATTCAAAGTCTGGAAGCAGAACTTGGAATACGTTTTCCCGATTCGTTAAAAAAGTTGTTTCTGGAGAATAATGGGGGAAGTCCGATTCCATATGTGTTGCGAACGGAAGACCATTATACAACCGTCAGTGAAACGCTTCCCATGAAATCGAGCAAAGGCAGGGGGACTGCTATTGATAGTTACAAGACCTTGGTTTTAAAGCGTAACCTTGTCCCGAGACAGTTATTCCCATTCGCCGTGGATTCTGGGGGCGACTATTTTTTTGTCGATTGCACACCGAGCCGCGAATTAGTCTATCTCTACAAAGCCGACTGCACTTTCGGAGAGAACCTGAGCAACCTTTGCATGTCTCTGGAGAATTTTTGGAACAGCCTTGTTGACGAGGAATAG
- a CDS encoding AAA family ATPase — protein sequence MKITFVEIQNFRKLKSVRIDFSEKTTLLVGANNSGKTSATVALRQFLVEPQKFSTNDFTLSNWALIEAIAAKWEEQADKPNVPAPELKDWELALPSLDIWLEVGAGEIHYVRGLLPTLDWAGGPLGVRLRFEPKKIDDLHRDFLAERKKAKDVVEGRHKKPRLWPESMRSYLDRRLRARFTVQAYLLDAAACVKPSNGIAKPQPLPKGIGSVDGNPLDGLIRVHAIAAQRGLGEEDRQFADAEGETVVEGRKALSEQLRTYYKKHLDPTDSLTPKTWMPWKQSNSPKMPLIHGLWTASRMQLKNWKN from the coding sequence ATGAAAATCACATTCGTCGAGATTCAGAATTTCCGGAAGCTAAAGTCGGTGAGAATTGACTTTAGTGAGAAGACGACGCTGCTAGTTGGTGCAAACAACAGCGGTAAGACTTCGGCTACTGTGGCATTGCGGCAGTTTCTCGTGGAACCGCAAAAGTTCTCCACAAATGATTTCACGCTCTCCAATTGGGCGTTGATCGAAGCTATCGCCGCAAAATGGGAGGAGCAAGCCGACAAACCTAACGTTCCTGCTCCGGAGCTTAAAGATTGGGAGCTAGCGCTACCATCTCTCGACATCTGGCTAGAGGTGGGTGCAGGCGAAATCCACTATGTGCGCGGATTACTACCGACGCTAGACTGGGCAGGGGGACCCTTAGGAGTGCGCCTGCGATTTGAACCCAAAAAGATCGACGACCTACACAGGGATTTTTTGGCGGAACGCAAAAAGGCGAAAGACGTGGTCGAGGGGCGCCACAAGAAGCCTAGGTTGTGGCCCGAAAGCATGCGCAGTTACCTTGATCGCCGTTTGCGTGCTCGATTTACGGTGCAAGCATATCTCCTGGACGCAGCCGCCTGCGTGAAGCCGTCGAATGGTATTGCAAAGCCTCAGCCTTTGCCTAAAGGAATTGGTTCCGTCGACGGTAATCCGCTCGACGGATTGATTCGTGTGCATGCAATCGCCGCGCAGCGAGGACTGGGCGAAGAGGACCGGCAATTCGCCGATGCCGAGGGTGAGACTGTTGTAGAAGGCCGAAAGGCACTTTCAGAGCAACTTAGGACTTATTACAAAAAGCATCTCGATCCCACTGATTCCCTGACGCCAAAGACTTGGATGCCTTGGAAGCAATCGAACAGTCCGAAAATGCCTTTAATACACGGCTTATGGACGGCTTCGCGGATGCAATTAAAGAATTGGAAGAACTAA
- a CDS encoding AAA family ATPase — translation MEAIEQSENAFNTRLMDGFADAIKELEELNYPGIADPKLRIATLLRPTDGLNHSAALQYELGVQAGNTSASQLRLPEEYNGLGYQNLISIVFRLMAFRDSWMRKGKAAKMSVLQTEKKTLLAPLHLVIVEEPEAHLHPQVQQVFVRKAYDILRTHPDLEDKTTLRTQLLVSTHSSHVAHECPFSSLRYFRRLAAPTDGVPTSAVINLSEVFGPNDKTEKFVTRYIQAVHCDLFFADGAILVEGDAERILVPHFIRKHFPKLHRSYVTVMQVGGSHAHRLQSLIEHLGLTTLIITDIDTGEAGGHHKSIPPMLGDGQVTNNATLKMWHPREKLFDKLIELDEKAKVKTSDFPQFSVRVAYQIPVSVQLEPTATVAEALPSTFEDALAFENLELFRNTGGNVIEGGDLVERFKAILNTPPVITELAKEISEAVRKTKGKAEFALDLLLIKEDLAKVKVPKYIENGLEWLECQLSENEQLVLQSAKTSTSAPAASVAPTEEALSPATVLA, via the coding sequence TTGGAAGCAATCGAACAGTCCGAAAATGCCTTTAATACACGGCTTATGGACGGCTTCGCGGATGCAATTAAAGAATTGGAAGAACTAAACTATCCCGGTATTGCCGACCCGAAATTGAGGATTGCCACATTGCTTCGACCAACTGATGGGCTCAATCACAGCGCCGCGCTGCAGTATGAACTGGGCGTTCAAGCGGGTAATACCTCGGCTTCTCAACTCCGGTTGCCAGAGGAATACAACGGGCTCGGTTACCAAAACTTAATCTCGATTGTTTTTCGGTTGATGGCGTTCCGAGATTCCTGGATGCGGAAAGGTAAAGCTGCGAAAATGTCGGTGCTGCAGACCGAGAAAAAAACGCTCTTGGCGCCATTGCACTTGGTGATTGTAGAAGAACCTGAAGCACATCTACACCCTCAAGTGCAGCAGGTCTTTGTTCGGAAGGCATATGACATTTTGCGAACGCATCCTGATCTTGAAGACAAAACGACGCTACGAACACAGCTTTTAGTGAGCACGCATTCAAGCCATGTCGCTCATGAATGCCCATTTTCAAGTCTTCGTTATTTTCGTCGTTTGGCTGCGCCAACTGATGGAGTGCCGACATCAGCGGTCATTAACTTGTCTGAGGTGTTTGGTCCGAATGACAAAACAGAGAAATTTGTCACTCGATATATTCAGGCTGTTCATTGCGACCTATTTTTTGCCGATGGTGCAATTTTGGTGGAGGGTGACGCAGAGCGAATTCTGGTGCCACACTTTATCCGGAAGCATTTCCCCAAGCTACACCGCAGCTATGTGACTGTAATGCAAGTCGGGGGCAGCCACGCTCATCGATTGCAAAGCTTAATCGAACACCTCGGTCTTACAACACTGATTATTACTGACATTGATACTGGCGAGGCTGGGGGACATCATAAGTCGATACCTCCCATGCTGGGGGACGGACAAGTCACAAACAATGCTACTCTCAAGATGTGGCATCCCCGAGAGAAGTTGTTCGATAAATTAATAGAGCTGGACGAAAAGGCGAAGGTGAAAACCTCAGACTTTCCACAGTTTTCAGTTCGAGTTGCTTATCAGATTCCCGTCTCCGTGCAACTGGAGCCGACGGCAACGGTCGCCGAGGCGTTGCCCTCTACATTTGAGGACGCGCTTGCATTTGAAAACTTAGAGCTGTTTAGAAACACTGGTGGTAATGTAATTGAAGGCGGAGATCTAGTTGAAAGATTCAAGGCCATTTTGAATACACCGCCGGTGATCACGGAACTGGCGAAGGAGATTTCTGAGGCTGTTCGAAAGACCAAAGGTAAAGCGGAATTCGCTCTCGACCTCCTACTGATTAAGGAGGACCTAGCGAAGGTCAAGGTCCCGAAATACATAGAGAACGGATTAGAATGGCTTGAGTGCCAACTCAGCGAGAATGAACAACTCGTCTTGCAGTCCGCGAAGACCTCTACATCAGCACCGGCAGCCTCAGTGGCGCCGACTGAGGAAGCATTGTCACCAGCAACTGTCCTAGCATGA
- a CDS encoding UvrD-helicase domain-containing protein — translation MITKTESLNETIDNHADVEIDGCLDLDKPTSFFLFAGAGSGKTRSLVKAIRGLRERSGIRMRLRGQQIAVITYTNAACDEITRRLEFDPLICVKTIHSFVWDLIQGFNTDIRKWLKVSLTEEIRTIQEEHTKGRSGTKAAADREQKIVALQKRLDLLDGLSGFVYSPTGENRTRGSLNHAEVIKIGAAFLKTKPLMQELLISKFPVLLIDESQDTSKLLMEAFFAVQAAHDNSFCLGLIGDTMQRIYSDGKVDLGRNLPADWKKPSKVINHRCPHRVVKLINKIRSSAAIDDQQQKARTEASEGHVRFFIVPSLDVNKSECEEQVRKRMAATTGDNEWLRLDGVKVLTLEHHMAAQRLGFAEMFRQLDGVADYKTGLRDGSLPLLRFFSEIVLPLVTAKREGNEFAVAALMRQNSPLLSREALFEIGTNQAAQVKAAKTGVEALLALFTGGAQPTFLAVLNSIADTKLFTIPESLLPFVSDKAASEPTSSETEEADEEESATKTLVAVRAFLDTPFQQIKPYADYVLGDSWFATHQGVKGLEFPRVLVIMDDEGAGGFLFGFEKLFGAKEKSSSDIRNEQDGKETSVDRTRRLFYVTCSRSQNSLALVAYSANAKMVQATLIEQGWFEQLEIELLSLPAVA, via the coding sequence ATGATCACAAAGACAGAAAGTCTGAACGAAACCATCGACAATCATGCCGATGTCGAGATAGATGGTTGCCTCGATCTCGATAAACCGACGAGCTTCTTCTTGTTTGCAGGTGCAGGTTCTGGCAAAACTCGCTCTCTCGTGAAGGCTATCAGAGGACTGCGCGAAAGGAGTGGAATTCGGATGCGTTTGCGTGGGCAACAAATCGCCGTGATTACCTACACGAATGCGGCCTGCGATGAAATTACTCGTCGGCTTGAATTTGATCCACTCATTTGCGTAAAAACCATCCACAGCTTCGTTTGGGACCTGATTCAGGGATTTAACACAGACATTAGGAAGTGGCTGAAGGTCAGTCTCACCGAAGAGATAAGGACTATTCAAGAAGAGCACACAAAAGGGAGATCGGGAACGAAAGCGGCTGCGGACCGAGAACAGAAAATTGTCGCGCTTCAGAAGCGCCTCGACCTTCTCGATGGCCTTAGTGGATTTGTGTACAGTCCCACCGGGGAAAATCGCACTCGAGGCTCACTTAACCACGCCGAAGTTATCAAAATAGGTGCGGCCTTCCTTAAAACAAAGCCGCTGATGCAGGAACTTCTCATCAGCAAGTTTCCGGTTTTGCTCATTGATGAAAGTCAGGACACGAGCAAGTTGCTTATGGAAGCTTTTTTCGCAGTACAAGCAGCACACGATAACTCATTTTGCCTCGGATTAATTGGCGATACTATGCAACGAATTTACTCCGATGGGAAGGTGGATTTGGGAAGAAACTTGCCAGCCGACTGGAAGAAACCCTCGAAGGTGATAAATCACCGTTGCCCTCATCGGGTGGTAAAGCTGATCAACAAAATCCGCTCTTCAGCTGCGATCGATGACCAGCAACAAAAAGCTCGCACCGAGGCCAGTGAGGGGCATGTTCGCTTCTTCATCGTGCCGAGCCTCGATGTCAACAAGAGCGAATGCGAGGAACAGGTCAGAAAACGAATGGCGGCAACAACTGGTGACAACGAATGGCTTCGCTTGGACGGTGTGAAAGTCTTAACCCTTGAGCATCACATGGCGGCCCAGCGCTTGGGATTCGCAGAAATGTTCAGACAACTCGACGGGGTAGCTGACTACAAGACTGGCCTTCGAGATGGTTCACTCCCACTACTGCGCTTTTTCTCCGAAATAGTTTTGCCCTTGGTGACCGCAAAACGCGAGGGGAATGAATTCGCAGTGGCGGCGCTGATGCGCCAGAACTCGCCACTTCTTAGTAGAGAAGCCCTGTTCGAAATTGGGACTAACCAAGCTGCTCAAGTGAAGGCCGCGAAGACTGGCGTCGAGGCGCTCTTGGCGCTTTTCACCGGAGGTGCGCAGCCCACTTTTCTCGCCGTCCTTAATTCTATCGCGGACACCAAACTTTTCACGATTCCAGAAAGTCTTTTGCCATTTGTATCTGACAAGGCGGCTTCAGAACCAACCTCAAGCGAGACCGAGGAAGCCGATGAAGAAGAGAGCGCCACGAAAACTCTAGTGGCAGTTCGGGCCTTTCTCGATACCCCTTTTCAGCAGATTAAGCCGTACGCCGATTACGTGCTCGGCGATTCATGGTTCGCGACTCATCAAGGAGTAAAAGGTCTCGAATTCCCCCGTGTTCTTGTAATCATGGACGATGAAGGTGCTGGTGGATTTCTCTTCGGATTCGAAAAGCTTTTTGGAGCAAAAGAGAAGAGCTCAAGCGATATAAGGAATGAACAAGACGGCAAGGAAACATCCGTGGACCGCACGCGCAGACTGTTTTACGTTACATGTAGTCGTAGTCAAAACAGTCTCGCATTAGTTGCCTACTCCGCTAATGCCAAAATGGTGCAAGCAACGCTGATCGAGCAAGGCTGGTTCGAGCAACTTGAAATCGAATTGTTATCTTTGCCGGCAGTGGCCTGA
- a CDS encoding ATP-dependent DNA ligase: protein MSALDIQFINNSVHLPKLGLWLDAHDPITTAETVFISHAHSDHTAPHREVILSEPTSKFMFARIGGTRQEHILKFGQPATYEYNGTGYQITLVPAGHIFGSAMSLVEAEGQSLLYTGDFKLRPSRSAELCEPRPADILIMETTFGRPSYQFPPTDEVMQGVIRFCQQAIDNDETPVLYGYSLGKSQELLRSLGQAGLPIMLHAAVHKLTEIYKNFGQTFPDYELYDAATAHGKVLICPPHIAGTAMLRKLGKTRTAILTGWAVDPGCRYRYQCDAAFPISDHADFPDLIEMVKRVNPKKVYTLHGFAADFAQTLRELGYNAQALSQQEQFTLDLAAELKNKITKPRTKTKSTADNQTTAATNNGNGNNNHSNGSHSFQDFAQACATIAADSRKLEKVRILAEYFRLLQESAVPITATWLTGQPFPSSQNKTLNVGWAALRNALCGIDDLTPEAFHQIYLKHSDLGETAFEIFQTRAATLTPTLTVERVNELFHQLQAAAGSLAKLPLLLRALELCTPLEAKYLIKIITSDLRIGLKEGLVEEAIARAFDLPAEQVRQANLLLGDIGETARLAKRNELANIGIQPFRPVKSMLASPEESPTTVWDRIQSAHHERSGAGDGGPVPVWLEDKYDGIRCQLHKVNDRVALYSRDFKDITTTFLDLADAARHLPVDFILDGEILAMRGDRALPFSDLQKRLGRRQGDLFMQEEVPIKYVAFDLLWLNGENYVNHPLQQRREKLESLPSLPENFRLAQITQANSINEIANTFDQARERKNEGLMVKDPTSLYMPGRRSLAWLKLKMAYATLDCVVVGAEYGHGKRKSVLSDYTFAVRDENTDELKTIGKAYSGLTDIEIAQLTEHFLAKVIRQRGRFHEVEPDTVLEIAFDRIQPSNRHNSGLAMRFPRILRIRTDKSPAEIDTLATARQLVK, encoded by the coding sequence GTGTCTGCCCTCGACATCCAATTCATCAACAACAGCGTCCACCTCCCTAAACTCGGCCTCTGGCTCGATGCCCACGACCCCATCACAACCGCCGAAACCGTCTTCATCAGCCACGCCCATTCCGACCACACCGCGCCCCATCGCGAAGTCATCCTCAGCGAACCAACGTCAAAATTCATGTTCGCCCGCATCGGCGGCACGCGACAGGAACACATTCTGAAATTCGGCCAACCCGCCACCTACGAATACAACGGCACCGGCTACCAAATCACCCTCGTCCCCGCCGGCCACATCTTCGGCAGCGCCATGTCCCTCGTCGAAGCCGAAGGCCAATCGCTCCTTTACACCGGCGATTTCAAACTCCGCCCCAGCCGCTCCGCCGAACTCTGCGAACCGCGCCCCGCCGACATCCTCATCATGGAAACCACCTTCGGCCGGCCCAGCTATCAATTCCCGCCCACCGACGAAGTCATGCAAGGCGTCATCCGTTTCTGCCAACAAGCCATCGACAACGACGAAACCCCCGTCCTCTACGGCTATTCCCTTGGCAAAAGCCAGGAACTCCTCCGCAGCCTCGGCCAGGCCGGACTCCCCATCATGCTCCATGCCGCCGTCCACAAACTCACCGAGATTTACAAAAACTTCGGCCAAACCTTTCCCGACTACGAACTCTACGACGCCGCCACGGCCCACGGCAAAGTCCTCATCTGTCCGCCGCACATCGCTGGCACCGCCATGCTCCGTAAACTCGGCAAAACCCGCACCGCCATCCTCACCGGCTGGGCCGTCGATCCCGGCTGCCGCTACCGCTACCAATGCGACGCCGCCTTTCCCATCAGCGACCACGCCGATTTCCCCGACCTCATCGAAATGGTCAAACGGGTGAACCCCAAAAAAGTTTACACCCTGCACGGATTCGCCGCCGATTTCGCCCAAACCCTCCGCGAACTCGGCTACAACGCCCAGGCTTTGAGTCAACAGGAACAATTCACCCTCGACCTCGCCGCCGAACTCAAAAACAAAATTACCAAACCCCGCACCAAAACCAAATCCACCGCCGACAACCAAACCACCGCCGCGACCAACAATGGCAACGGCAACAATAACCACTCCAACGGCAGCCATTCATTCCAGGATTTCGCCCAAGCCTGCGCCACCATCGCCGCCGACAGTCGCAAACTCGAAAAAGTCCGCATCCTCGCCGAATACTTCCGCCTGCTGCAGGAAAGCGCCGTCCCCATCACCGCCACCTGGCTCACCGGCCAGCCATTCCCCAGCAGCCAAAACAAAACCCTCAACGTCGGCTGGGCCGCCCTCCGCAACGCCCTTTGCGGAATCGACGACCTCACACCCGAAGCCTTCCACCAGATTTATCTCAAGCACAGCGACCTCGGCGAAACCGCCTTTGAAATCTTCCAGACCCGCGCCGCCACGCTCACACCCACATTGACCGTCGAACGCGTCAACGAACTTTTTCACCAACTCCAGGCCGCCGCCGGTTCACTTGCCAAGCTCCCATTGCTCCTGCGCGCTTTGGAACTCTGCACCCCGCTCGAAGCCAAGTATCTCATCAAAATCATCACCAGCGACCTCCGCATCGGCCTCAAGGAAGGCCTCGTCGAAGAAGCCATCGCCCGCGCTTTCGACCTTCCGGCAGAGCAGGTGAGACAAGCCAACTTGCTCCTCGGCGACATCGGCGAAACCGCCCGCCTCGCCAAACGGAACGAACTCGCCAACATCGGCATCCAACCCTTCCGCCCCGTCAAATCCATGCTCGCCTCGCCCGAAGAATCACCCACCACCGTCTGGGACCGCATCCAAAGCGCCCACCATGAGCGCAGCGGAGCAGGGGACGGCGGCCCCGTCCCAGTCTGGCTCGAAGACAAATACGACGGCATCCGCTGCCAACTCCACAAGGTGAATGACCGCGTCGCCCTCTATTCCCGCGACTTCAAGGACATCACCACCACCTTCCTCGACCTCGCCGATGCCGCCCGCCACCTCCCCGTCGATTTCATCCTCGACGGCGAAATCCTCGCCATGCGTGGCGACCGTGCCCTCCCATTTTCCGATCTCCAAAAACGTCTCGGCCGCCGACAAGGCGACCTCTTCATGCAGGAAGAAGTCCCCATCAAATACGTCGCTTTCGACCTCCTCTGGCTGAATGGCGAAAATTATGTGAACCATCCTCTGCAACAACGCCGCGAAAAACTCGAATCCCTCCCGTCGCTGCCCGAAAACTTTCGCCTCGCCCAAATCACCCAGGCCAACTCCATCAACGAAATCGCCAACACCTTCGACCAAGCCCGCGAGCGCAAGAACGAAGGCCTCATGGTCAAGGACCCCACCAGCCTTTACATGCCCGGACGCCGCAGCCTCGCCTGGTTGAAATTGAAAATGGCCTACGCCACCCTCGATTGTGTCGTTGTCGGCGCCGAATACGGCCATGGTAAAAGAAAATCCGTCCTCAGCGATTACACCTTCGCCGTCCGTGACGAAAACACCGACGAACTAAAAACCATCGGCAAAGCCTACAGCGGCCTCACCGACATCGAGATCGCCCAACTCACCGAACACTTCCTCGCCAAAGTCATCCGCCAACGCGGCCGCTTCCACGAAGTCGAACCCGACACCGTCCTAGAAATCGCCTTCGATCGCATCCAACCCAGCAACCGCCACAACAGCGGCCTCGCCATGCGCTTCCCCCGCATCCTCCGCATCCGCACCGACAAATCCCCCGCCGAAATCGACACCCTCGCCACCGCCCGCCAACTCGTGAAATAG
- a CDS encoding M48 family metalloprotease, with protein MSNPETVLNPDTHVPVPSIGKPEPFPLTEFAGGIEATGVSATYTIGLIVVAIGMLLLITAYIGLIGLAGYWGWYHIRHNTFLMSGSGGNLTKMLIYLTPAFAAGTLIFFMIKPFFAGRGKGPANYSLTPQSDPILFAFIAKICETVKAPLPSRVDVDCQVNASASFRRGLLSLAGNDLTLTIGLPLVQAMTMEELGGVLAHEFGHFAQGAGMRLTFIIRTINNWFGRVVYERDEWDLKLAQIASSIPIRIGIFLHLTRLCIWLSRRILWVLMHVGHGLSCFMLRQMEYDADSYEAKVVGSQVFAQTSAKLHNLSAGSSWAYHQMRESWRNRRLPENLPLFISLSVHNLPPDVKQKIDEAKGKRKTRIFDTHPCDADRIRAAQALQQAGVFHCDAPAADLFSDFAGLSKTVTRFYYQDDLELKITEHNLVAQDLSIKDGQSQAEGHRSLTAFFFNLHLAYRPIFLSEEFSTVPVANLIENINKARAAMASSQKDVAAALKQYEEAEALYQRGLNAVNQSNQQAGEKALATMQNLLPAISAFEQHAQTRLSSALALLNHPDIASKITEADALKAEAAQLSPIFSSLGRAFEQLQELRRGFEALTAMLEMRRDSKRKERVEQRISHLSPQLESFIKAIRVQLEGLPYPFPHAREEITLAEFARSDIPATQKLEALFNNCNCHLNRLLPLYQRLLGRLTFIASKVEEQI; from the coding sequence ATGAGCAACCCAGAGACTGTCCTTAACCCTGACACGCACGTACCAGTTCCGAGCATCGGAAAACCTGAACCGTTCCCATTGACGGAATTTGCCGGCGGAATCGAGGCCACCGGGGTATCCGCCACTTACACCATCGGCCTCATCGTTGTCGCCATCGGCATGCTGCTCCTTATCACCGCCTACATCGGTCTCATTGGCCTGGCTGGTTACTGGGGATGGTATCATATCAGACACAATACATTTCTCATGAGTGGATCTGGCGGCAATTTGACCAAAATGCTCATCTATCTTACGCCAGCCTTTGCAGCCGGAACCCTCATTTTTTTCATGATCAAACCGTTCTTTGCCGGGCGCGGCAAGGGACCAGCAAACTATTCTCTGACCCCGCAAAGCGACCCCATCCTCTTTGCTTTCATCGCCAAAATCTGCGAGACGGTTAAAGCTCCTTTGCCATCCCGTGTCGATGTCGATTGCCAGGTCAATGCTTCCGCCAGCTTCCGTCGCGGCCTCCTCAGTCTCGCTGGCAACGACCTCACGCTCACCATCGGCCTGCCCCTGGTTCAGGCCATGACCATGGAGGAACTTGGCGGCGTGCTCGCTCACGAGTTTGGCCACTTTGCCCAAGGCGCCGGCATGCGCTTGACCTTCATCATCCGCACCATCAACAATTGGTTCGGCCGCGTCGTTTATGAACGGGATGAATGGGATCTCAAACTCGCCCAAATCGCTTCCAGCATTCCTATACGCATTGGCATCTTCCTCCATCTCACCCGCCTTTGCATTTGGTTGAGTCGAAGAATTCTCTGGGTTCTGATGCATGTAGGCCACGGTTTGAGTTGCTTCATGCTCCGCCAGATGGAATACGACGCGGACAGTTACGAAGCCAAGGTCGTCGGCAGCCAGGTCTTCGCCCAAACTAGCGCCAAACTGCATAATCTCTCCGCTGGTTCGAGTTGGGCTTATCACCAAATGCGCGAAAGCTGGCGCAACCGCCGCCTGCCGGAAAACCTCCCGCTCTTCATCAGTCTCTCCGTCCATAATCTCCCGCCCGACGTGAAACAAAAAATCGACGAAGCGAAGGGCAAGCGAAAAACCCGCATCTTCGATACTCACCCGTGCGATGCCGACCGCATTCGCGCCGCCCAGGCGCTCCAGCAGGCGGGAGTGTTCCACTGCGATGCTCCAGCCGCCGATCTGTTCAGTGACTTCGCCGGTCTGAGCAAGACGGTCACCCGTTTTTATTATCAGGATGACCTCGAGCTCAAAATCACCGAGCACAATCTCGTTGCCCAGGATCTCTCGATCAAGGATGGCCAATCACAAGCGGAAGGCCACCGCTCTCTGACCGCCTTCTTCTTCAACCTGCACCTGGCCTATCGCCCCATTTTTCTTTCCGAAGAATTCTCCACCGTCCCCGTCGCCAATCTCATTGAAAACATTAACAAAGCCCGTGCCGCCATGGCTTCATCGCAGAAGGATGTTGCCGCCGCTTTGAAGCAATACGAAGAGGCTGAAGCCCTTTACCAACGCGGCCTCAATGCCGTCAATCAGTCCAATCAGCAGGCTGGCGAAAAGGCTCTGGCTACGATGCAAAACCTGCTTCCCGCCATCTCCGCTTTCGAACAACACGCTCAAACCCGTCTCTCATCCGCCCTCGCGCTGTTGAACCATCCTGACATTGCCTCCAAAATAACTGAGGCCGATGCATTGAAGGCGGAAGCCGCTCAACTCAGTCCGATTTTCAGCAGCCTTGGCCGCGCTTTTGAACAGTTGCAGGAACTCCGCCGCGGCTTCGAAGCTCTCACAGCGATGCTGGAGATGCGCCGCGATTCCAAACGTAAAGAACGCGTGGAGCAAAGAATTTCCCATCTGAGTCCCCAACTCGAATCATTTATCAAGGCCATCCGCGTTCAACTTGAAGGATTGCCCTATCCTTTCCCGCACGCCCGCGAAGAAATCACCCTCGCCGAATTCGCGCGTAGCGACATCCCCGCCACCCAAAAACTCGAAGCCCTCTTTAACAACTGCAACTGCCATCTCAACCGGCTTCTACCCCTGTATCAACGCCTCCTCGGTCGCCTGACGTTCATCGCATCCAAGGTCGAGGAACAAATCTAA